In one Perca fluviatilis chromosome 7, GENO_Pfluv_1.0, whole genome shotgun sequence genomic region, the following are encoded:
- the glipr2l gene encoding GLI pathogenesis-related 2, like, which translates to MGKSASKQFSEEVLQCHNEFRRKHQAPPMKLSSKLSREATRYAESLASTRILKHSVESSRGSCGENLAWASYDQSGKDVTDRWYDEVKQYNFNRPGFSSGTGHFTAMVWKSSNKLGVGKATASDGSSFVVARYFPAGNITNQGHFENNVLPAKSTT; encoded by the exons ATGGGGAAGTCAG CCTCAAAGCAGTTTTCCGAGGAGGTGCTGCAGTGCCATAATGAGTTCAGGAGGAAGCACCAGGCTCCTCCAATGAAGCTAAGCAGCAAGTTGAGCAGAGAGGCTACCCG TTATGCTGAAAGTCTGGCCAGCACACGGATCCTGAAACACAGCGTGGAGTCCAGTAGAGGGAGCTGTGGAGAGAACCTGGCGTGGGCCTCCTATGACCAATCAG GAAAGGATGTTACAGACCGCTGGTATGATGAAGTGAAACAGTACAACTTCAACCGTCCTGGATTCTCCTCTGGCACTG GTCATTTCACGGCAATGGTGTGGAAGAGCAGTAATAAGTTGGGTGTCGGTAAGGCTACTGCATCAGACGGTTCATCCTTTGTGGTGGCCAGATACTTCCCCGCTGGAAATATCACTAACCAGGGACACTTTGAAAACAACGTCCTCCCAGCTAAATCCACCACCTAA